The Paenibacillus sp. MBLB1832 genome has a window encoding:
- a CDS encoding DUF420 domain-containing protein produces the protein MHILPTISTMFIVISAIFVGFGWYHIVKGNRETHEKLMVLGAIFALAFFLIYMSRTLFEGNTAFGGPESLKLPYHLFLFFHIALATLGGVLGLITLWFAYKKKFLKHKKIGRVAAIIWLLTAPTGVIVYVLLYVLYPGGTTKPVIDAIFGL, from the coding sequence ATGCACATTTTGCCTACGATTTCAACGATGTTTATCGTGATTAGTGCTATATTTGTAGGGTTTGGCTGGTACCATATCGTCAAGGGGAACCGAGAAACTCATGAAAAGCTGATGGTGCTTGGAGCGATTTTTGCGCTCGCTTTTTTCCTTATTTATATGTCCCGTACGTTATTCGAAGGGAACACAGCTTTTGGGGGACCGGAAAGCTTGAAGCTGCCGTACCACCTGTTCCTATTTTTCCATATTGCATTGGCAACGCTTGGAGGCGTACTTGGGCTGATCACCTTATGGTTCGCTTACAAAAAGAAATTCTTGAAACATAAGAAAATCGGCAGGGTTGCCGCGATTATCTGGCTGTTAACAGCGCCGACTGGCGTGATCGTCTATGTATTGCTATACGTGTTATATCCAGGTGGAACGACGAAGCCTGTGATTGATGCCATTTTCGGATTGTAA
- a CDS encoding cytochrome c oxidase assembly protein: MSQIGGFFDLWNPVLLLIVIVIGYCYGRFVVNGSAAKSEPVSISGQLLFYTGLVLFYIGQGSPINYIGHHYLFSMHMLSQTILYLIVPILIWLGTPAWILRACMKNIVFRGMFSFFTRPLIALFMFNMLFSIYHMPYIMDNLMKNDVWLLLYHTVLLVTAFMMWFPVFCPLPELNRLTDLKKMAYIFGNGILLTPACALIIFADSIIYDMYANVTVPFTHLSPIDDQQLGGVIMKILQEIIYGATLAFIFFRWYRRERKEEDELDPIESQEGTNNQGGNWNRA, translated from the coding sequence ATGAGTCAAATTGGTGGATTTTTCGATTTGTGGAATCCTGTTTTATTGTTGATCGTCATCGTGATCGGATATTGTTATGGTCGATTTGTCGTGAATGGGAGCGCCGCCAAATCGGAGCCAGTTTCGATCTCAGGGCAGCTGCTTTTCTACACAGGGCTCGTCTTATTTTATATTGGGCAAGGCAGTCCGATTAATTATATCGGTCATCACTATTTGTTCAGTATGCACATGTTGTCGCAGACGATTCTGTACTTGATTGTTCCGATACTAATCTGGCTAGGAACGCCAGCCTGGATCCTCCGTGCATGCATGAAAAACATCGTGTTCCGCGGCATGTTTTCCTTTTTCACACGGCCGTTAATTGCACTATTTATGTTTAACATGCTATTCTCTATCTACCATATGCCTTATATTATGGATAACTTAATGAAGAATGATGTATGGCTTCTGCTCTATCATACCGTGCTGTTGGTAACGGCTTTCATGATGTGGTTCCCTGTATTCTGTCCACTTCCTGAGCTAAATCGTTTGACGGATTTGAAAAAAATGGCGTATATCTTCGGGAACGGCATATTACTGACACCCGCTTGTGCGCTCATCATTTTTGCGGATTCGATCATTTATGATATGTATGCCAACGTCACTGTTCCTTTTACGCATCTGTCACCGATCGATGATCAGCAGTTGGGTGGTGTCATTATGAAAATCCTGCAGGAGATCATTTATGGCGCTACGCTAGCTTTTATTTTCTTCCGTTGGTATCGCAGAGAGCGTAAAGAGGAAGATGAGTTGGATCCGATTGAATCCCAAGAGGGTACGAATAATCAAGGCGGGAATTGGAACCGCGCTTAG